One window of the Colias croceus chromosome 5, ilColCroc2.1 genome contains the following:
- the LOC123691578 gene encoding signal recognition particle 9 kDa protein, which yields MTFIPSWEEFEKSAEMLYLRDPKNTRYSIKYSHSKGVFLVKITDNKKCLQYKTEVQQDVRKIDNFISNLIRHMASNEV from the exons ATGACGTTTATACCTAGCTGGGAAGAATTTGAAAAATCTGCGGAAATGTTATATTTACGCGATCCAAAAAACACACGTTACAGTATCAAATACTCACATTCAAAGGGAgtatttcttgtaaaaataACTGATAACAAAAAG TGTCTTCAATATAAAACTGAAGTTCAACAAGATGTAAGAAAAATAGACAACTttatatcaaatttaattagACATATGGCCTCTAATGAAGTataa